One window of the Zea mays cultivar B73 chromosome 3, Zm-B73-REFERENCE-NAM-5.0, whole genome shotgun sequence genome contains the following:
- the LOC100217155 gene encoding uncharacterized protein LOC100217155, which translates to MRLLQAEELFRKVLEVGSKNKAARLLGLDVGSKYVGVAISDEKNRVAMPLSVLCRTKTNINLMADDFKTLVSMYSIAGFVVGYPFKIYGQPCASAIQVSLAGELCKTGKLDDLPYAYWDENFTSKCVEALLHPLNLKDLDDAKTMTDKFAAVCILQGYLDNMNRKLRSTDKSEA; encoded by the exons ATGAGGCTGCTGCAAGCGGAGGAGCTATTTCGGAAGGTTCTGGAGGTCGGGTCGAAGAATAAGGCGGCTCGGCTGCTGGGGCTCGACGTCGGCAGCAAGTACGTCGGGGTGGCCATCTCCGATGAGAAGAACAGGGTCGCTATGCCTCTGAG TGTTTTGTGTCGGACAAAAACAAACATCAACTTGATGGCAGATGATTTCAAAACATTG GTTTCGATGTATTCCATAGCTGGGTTCGTTGTGGGCTATCCATTCAAAATCTATGGTCAACCTTGTGCAAGT GCAATCCAAGTAAGTCTTGCTGGGGAACTTTGTAAAACAGGGAAACTTGATGATCTGCCCTACGCATATTGGGATGAAAATTTCACCTCAAAG TGTGTAGAAGCCCTCTTGCATCCCCTGAATCTAAAAGACTTGGACGATGCCAAAACAATGACAGACAAATTTGCTGCAGTCTGTATACTCCAG GGTTATCTTGACAACATGAACAGAAAACTGAGATCCACAGATAAGTCTGAAGCATAA